A region of Periophthalmus magnuspinnatus isolate fPerMag1 chromosome 13, fPerMag1.2.pri, whole genome shotgun sequence DNA encodes the following proteins:
- the LOC117380407 gene encoding A-kinase anchor protein 1, mitochondrial-like, with amino-acid sequence MPLRFRSVVPYTLPGVLALIGWWWYISRKKDRVLGHSELKRPPSSASLRTSPTEGSNGVIENGTNSPTDETARPDSPVHTTAKRLDHDISSHAQDNGDATLRVEESVGLKDETRNEMRSSDLDICESKQEVVLSTQLTKVSRLDPNISEEERPEPEGEVATACAVSPLQRVAPQIEVETPILLQDFHLNVLTSTPSLPLCAAEMQEFICEKVDQQPKEVEPDLELLAAGLITEVISAATQEVMGDASCPLLESTRICSQEIDKTEHELLSRTSSDVQNSEEGMSNGCSTDIVMDRSNCSGQTKPKVEGVSEDDLASSTCHSEVSSEDLHPTDNIQVTDLSAPEEETQMEVVGLDGAERRALSEDGSVEGVCDLKRLNGMSLGNGAHGTDAETDQSGGEGSDVNSMDSVDSGCIGESNHSSSSSEVIIWEIEVPKHLVGRLIGKQGRYVSFLKQSSGAKIYISTLPYTQEFQICHIEGTQQQVDKALALIGKKFKDLDLTNLYAPPAPPLTLPSLPMTSWLLLPSGVTVEVIVVNIVSAGHVFVQQHTHPTYHALRSLDQQMFLCYSQPGTPALPSPAEVGVICAAPAGEGAWWRAQVITFYKESSEVEIRYVDYGGYDRVKIDTLRQIRSDFVTLPFQGAEVLLDNIAPLPGEDRFSAEATTALEELTRGVALLAQVSNYDNNTGLPLVHLWNMVGDEVVSVNRTLAERGLGVWVDSF; translated from the exons ATGCCGCTGAGGTTTCGCTCGGTCGTGCCCTACACGCTGCCCGGAGTCCTCGCCCTAATCGGCTGGTGGTGGTACATCTCCCGAAAGAAAGATCGGGTTTTGGGCCACAGCGAACTCAAACGACCCCCCTCCTCCGCCAGCCTGCGAACTTCACCAACAGAGGGCAGCAACGGTGTGATCGAAAATGGCACCAACTCTCCCACAGATGAGACCGCAAGACCAGACAGCCCTGTGCACACAACTGCAAAGAGACTGGACCATGATATTAGCTCACACGCTCAAGATAATGGAGATGCGACATTAAGAGTAGAAGAAAGCGTAGGTTTAAAGGATGAGACGCGAAACGAAATGCGCTCATCTGATTTGGACATTTGCGAATCAAAACAGGAAGTTGTTTTGTCCACGCAGCTTACCAAAGTTTCACGTTTGGATCCCAATATTTCAGAGGAAGAAAGGCCCGAACCGGAGGGCGAAGTTGCGACAGCGTGCGCAGTTAGCCCGTTGCAAAGAGTGGCGCCGCAAATCGAAGTAGAAACGCCCATTTTGTTGCAGGATTTCCACCTAAATGTCCTAACAAGCACACCATCTTTGCCACTATGTGCAGCAGAAATGCAAGAATTTATCTGTGAGAAGGTAGATCAACAGCCAAAAGAAGTCGAGCCAGATTTGGAGCTCCTCGCAGCTGGTTTGATAACAGAAGTCATCTCCGCAGCAACGCAAGAAGTCATGGGTGACGCCAGCTGCCCGCTATTGGAAAGTACAAGAATTTGCTCACAAGAAATAGACAAAACAGAGCATGAATTACTTTCGAGAACAAGCTCCGATGTCCAAAATTCTGAAGAGGGAATGTCAAATGGCTGCAGCACAGATATAGTTATGGACAGATCAAACTGTTCAGGGCAAACAAAGCCGAAAGTTGAAGGCGTTTCGGAGGATGATTTGGCTTCTAGTACATGCCACTCGGAGGTCAGCAGTGAGGACTTACACCCAACAGATAATATCCAAGTGACTGATTTGTCTGCaccagaggaggagacgcaGATGGAGGTGGTGGGGTTAGATGGAGCAGAGCGGAGAGCCCTGAGTGAGGATGGTTCTGTGGAGGGAGTGTGTGACCTGAAGAGGCTGAACGGGATGAGCTTGGGCAACGGAGCCCACGGCACCGACGCAGAGACAGACCAGtccggaggagagg GCTCTGATGTGAACAGTATGGACTCTGTGGACAGCGGCTGCATTGGAGAGAGCAACCACAGTTCGTCCAGTTCAGAGGTCATCATTTGGGAGATCGAGGTGCCAAAG CATCTGGTGGGGAGGTTGATTGGGAAACAGGGCAGATACGTGAGCTTCCTGAAGCAGAGTTCAGGAGCAAAGATCTACATCTCGACTTTACCGTACACACAGGAGTTCCAGATCTGCCACATCGAGG gaaCGCAGCAACAGGTTGACAAAGCCTTAGCTCTGATCGGGAAAAAGTTTAAAGATTTGGACCTGACAAATTTGTACgcacctccagctcctccacttACACTCCCCTCACTTCCCATGACATCCTGG CTGTTGTTGCCGAGTGGAGTCACGGTGGAGGTGATCGTGGTGAACATCGTTTCTGCCGGTCATGTGTTTGTTCAGCAGCACACTCACCCCACGTACCACGCCCTGAGGAGCCTGGACCAGCAAATGTTCCTCTGCTACTCTCAGCCCGGGACGCCCGCCCTGCCCTCGCCCGCTGAAG TGGGTGTGATCTGTGCTGCGCCGGCTGGAGAAGGCGCCTGGTGGAGAGCTCAGGTCATCACGTTTTACAAAGAGTCAAGCGAAGTCGAGATTCGATACGTCGACTACGGAGGATACGACCGCGTCAAGATCGACACACTGCGgcaaatcag atctgactttgTAACACTACCATTTCAAGGTGCTGAAGTTTTGCTTGACAACATCGCACCACTTCCag GAGAGGACCGTTTTTCAGCCGAAGCCACGACTGCGTTAGAGGAGCTGACCAGAGGAGTAGCACTTCTGGCACAG GTCTCAAACTATGACAACAACACCGGGCTCCCATTGGTCCATTTGTGGAATATGGTCGGAGATGAG GTGGTCTCTGTGAACCGTACATTGGCTGAACGCGGGCTTGGCGTTTGGGTGGACAGCTTCTAA